One window of the Paenibacillus beijingensis genome contains the following:
- a CDS encoding 2-hydroxyacid dehydrogenase — MSKKAVLITAMGRGNFTPEQAARLERAGQITYIKSLEPIPPAELAALLMDADVAGLTPRSVPSIDASWIEQLPKLRGIAVFATGVDYIDVELLEERGIKLSNLPEYSTVSVAEHTIGMLLTMSRRIHLSQDRVRGRVPFGTSVKGWELRGRTIGLIGLGRIGRYVSELAQAFGMRVVGYDPIADRGAGVTKVSLEELLASSDVVSLHYPSKWKGAHHFGQSQLRQMKPGSYLINVSRSALVDDAAVVASIEAGYLKGYAVDDRFSLAGTAAADRLVAEGRILQTGHTAWYSEEVIERGYETWADNVIGLLTDRPQHLVTAAEERSGRFAE; from the coding sequence ATGAGTAAAAAAGCAGTGCTGATCACCGCAATGGGACGCGGAAACTTTACGCCCGAGCAGGCTGCACGGCTGGAACGGGCTGGGCAAATCACCTATATCAAATCGCTGGAGCCGATTCCTCCGGCCGAGCTCGCCGCACTGCTGATGGATGCCGATGTTGCGGGGCTGACGCCGCGCTCCGTTCCTTCCATTGACGCTTCATGGATCGAGCAGCTGCCGAAGCTGCGGGGAATTGCCGTCTTTGCGACCGGCGTCGATTATATCGATGTCGAATTGCTGGAGGAGAGGGGCATTAAGCTCTCCAACCTCCCGGAGTATTCGACCGTCTCGGTCGCCGAGCATACGATCGGCATGCTGCTGACGATGTCGCGCCGCATACATCTGAGCCAGGACCGCGTAAGGGGCCGCGTGCCGTTCGGCACATCGGTGAAAGGCTGGGAGCTTCGCGGCAGGACGATCGGGCTCATCGGTCTCGGCCGTATCGGCCGCTATGTCTCCGAACTTGCCCAGGCGTTCGGGATGCGCGTCGTCGGTTATGATCCGATCGCGGATCGCGGCGCCGGGGTGACGAAGGTGTCGCTTGAGGAGCTGCTTGCTTCCTCCGACGTCGTGTCGCTGCACTATCCGTCCAAATGGAAAGGTGCCCATCATTTCGGCCAATCCCAGCTGCGCCAAATGAAGCCGGGCTCGTATTTGATCAACGTCTCGCGCTCGGCGCTTGTCGACGATGCCGCCGTTGTCGCCTCGATCGAAGCGGGATATTTGAAGGGCTACGCCGTCGATGACCGCTTCTCGCTGGCCGGTACAGCCGCGGCCGATCGTCTCGTCGCCGAAGGCCGCATTTTGCAAACCGGGCATACCGCCTGGTATTCGGAAGAAGTGATCGAAAGAGGATACGAAACGTGGGCGGACAATGTGATCGGTTTGCTGACGGACCGCCCGCAGCATCTTGTGACCGCGGCAGAAGAGAGGAGTGGACGTTTTGCCGAATGA
- the zwf gene encoding glucose-6-phosphate dehydrogenase, producing the protein MDSMTFVLFGATGDLAKRKIYPALYNLFLDRKLPQSFSVIGLGRRALGDEVFQGNVEQSLREFSRRSVFDPSDLSAFISAFRYVPLDVTNPDDYRKLLQVVEKREQELNIPQNRMFYLSVAPEFFDTISLNINESGLGTGSGWKRLIIEKPFGHDLQSAQELNEKLSKAFQEEEIYRIDHYLGKPMVQNLEALVFANPVIGALWNNRHIANVQITASETVGVEERAGYYDQSGAIRDMFQNHMLQVLMMAAMNRPSRLNATEIREQKRSVLASLRDLPKSEVAGSIVRGQYGAGVVGGKEVPAYRDEPGIGASSLNDTFVAARLWIDEPQWEGVPFYIRTGKRIGAKSTRVVVEFKNTARDLYMTRNESTTPNLLVIEIGPNERVSFFLNGKDALNDGQIGTLNVDYSANLSNVPEAYERLIHDALRGDSTFFAHWNEVELAWKWVQPVLEAFQENQVPLQFYPAGSNGPEAADKLLAENGFKWWLDENKTALPEPLSV; encoded by the coding sequence ATGGATTCAATGACTTTTGTGTTGTTTGGGGCTACGGGCGATTTGGCCAAACGTAAAATTTACCCCGCTTTGTACAACCTTTTTCTGGACCGGAAACTCCCTCAATCGTTCTCCGTCATCGGCCTTGGCAGAAGAGCCCTCGGCGATGAAGTATTCCAAGGCAACGTGGAACAGTCCCTTCGCGAATTTTCCAGACGTTCGGTATTCGACCCGTCTGATCTGTCCGCCTTTATCAGCGCATTCCGCTACGTACCGCTCGATGTAACGAACCCCGACGATTACCGCAAACTGCTTCAAGTTGTTGAGAAACGCGAACAGGAACTGAACATTCCGCAGAACCGGATGTTCTATTTGTCGGTTGCGCCGGAATTTTTCGATACGATCTCGCTTAACATCAATGAAAGCGGACTTGGCACCGGCAGCGGCTGGAAACGTCTCATTATCGAGAAGCCGTTCGGCCACGATCTGCAGTCCGCACAGGAGCTGAACGAGAAATTAAGCAAAGCGTTCCAGGAAGAAGAAATTTACCGCATTGACCACTACCTCGGCAAGCCGATGGTTCAGAACCTCGAAGCGCTCGTTTTTGCCAACCCTGTCATCGGGGCGCTGTGGAACAACCGCCATATCGCCAACGTTCAGATTACGGCCAGCGAAACGGTCGGCGTTGAAGAGCGTGCCGGCTATTACGACCAATCCGGAGCAATCCGTGATATGTTCCAAAACCATATGCTTCAAGTTCTGATGATGGCCGCAATGAACCGTCCGAGCCGCCTGAACGCTACCGAAATCCGGGAGCAAAAACGCAGCGTGCTCGCTTCCTTGCGCGACTTGCCGAAATCCGAAGTTGCCGGAAGCATCGTCCGCGGCCAATACGGCGCCGGTGTTGTAGGCGGCAAAGAGGTTCCCGCTTACCGGGACGAGCCCGGAATCGGCGCTTCTTCGTTGAACGATACCTTTGTCGCGGCGCGCCTCTGGATTGACGAGCCGCAATGGGAAGGCGTTCCGTTCTACATCCGCACCGGAAAAAGAATCGGCGCCAAGTCGACGCGGGTTGTGGTCGAATTCAAAAACACCGCGAGAGACTTGTACATGACGCGCAATGAATCCACGACGCCAAACCTGCTCGTGATCGAAATCGGGCCGAATGAGCGCGTTTCGTTCTTCTTGAATGGAAAAGACGCCCTTAACGACGGCCAGATCGGAACGCTCAATGTTGATTATTCCGCTAATCTGAGCAACGTTCCGGAAGCGTACGAGCGGTTGATTCACGATGCTCTGCGCGGCGACTCCACCTTCTTTGCCCACTGGAACGAGGTTGAGCTTGCATGGAAATGGGTGCAGCCGGTACTGGAAGCATTCCAGGAAAACCAGGTTCCGCTCCAGTTCTACCCTGCCGGTTCGAACGGTCCTGAAGCGGCGGACAAGCTGCTTGCCGAGAACGGCTTCAAATGGTGGCTGGATGAGAACAAAACGGCTTTGCCTGAGCCTCTCTCCGTTTAA
- the tkt gene encoding transketolase: protein MTTTTAAVEQLAVTTIRTLAIDAVNSANSGHPGLPMGAAPMAYALWANHLKHNPGHSKWFDRDRFVLSAGHGSSLLYSLLHVTGYQVSIDDLKNFRKLNSKTPGHPEFGHTDGVEATTGPLGQGVANAVGMAMAEAHLAAKFNREGHSVIDHYTYALVGDGCLMEGVAYEAMSMAGHMKLGKLVVLYDSNSISLDGELDLSFSENIQQRAASANWQYLRVEDGNDIGAITAAISEAKQNEDQPTLIEIRTIIGYGSPKVAGTNKAHGNPLGEEEAKATKEAYGWHYENFTVPEEVKAHFAKLAQDGAAKEQAWNEAFEAYKAAYPELAAELEAAISGKVLLEAKDLLTFDSSKSISTRVASGEAINHFVKKVPGIFGGSADLSHSTMTDIKGEKVFATESFAGRNVYFGVREHAMGAAGNGMALHGGVKPFVSTFFVFNDYLRPSIRLAALSKLPVTYVFTHDSIAVGEDGPTHEPVEHLAALRAIPGLTVIRPSDANETASAWAYALQQQDGPVALVLSRQNLPVLQETAGGVDQLLKGAYVLADSESTPEVILIGTGSEVSLALSAKAQLDKENVAVRVVAMPSWELFAKQTQAYKDSVLPPSVTKRVAIETGISQGWERFTGFEGRIVAIDSFGASGPGNEVLAYFGFTADNVVAVAKELI from the coding sequence ATGACGACGACTACTGCTGCGGTTGAACAATTGGCGGTAACTACAATCCGCACTCTGGCAATCGATGCCGTTAACAGCGCAAACTCCGGACACCCGGGTCTGCCGATGGGCGCCGCCCCTATGGCGTACGCTCTTTGGGCGAATCATCTGAAACATAATCCGGGACATTCCAAATGGTTTGACCGCGACCGCTTCGTGCTGTCGGCCGGCCACGGTTCGAGCTTGCTGTACAGCCTGCTTCACGTGACGGGCTACCAAGTTTCCATCGACGATCTGAAAAACTTCCGGAAGCTGAACAGCAAGACTCCGGGACATCCGGAATTCGGCCACACCGACGGCGTCGAAGCGACGACCGGACCGCTCGGCCAAGGCGTTGCGAACGCGGTCGGCATGGCAATGGCGGAAGCGCACCTTGCGGCGAAGTTTAACCGTGAAGGCCATTCGGTCATCGATCACTACACCTACGCGCTTGTCGGTGACGGCTGTCTGATGGAAGGCGTCGCTTATGAAGCGATGTCGATGGCCGGACATATGAAACTGGGCAAGTTGGTTGTCCTGTACGATTCGAACAGCATCTCGCTGGACGGCGAACTGGACCTTTCGTTCTCCGAAAATATCCAGCAGCGCGCCGCATCGGCGAACTGGCAGTACCTGCGCGTCGAAGACGGCAACGATATCGGAGCGATCACCGCTGCGATCAGCGAAGCGAAACAAAACGAAGATCAGCCGACGCTGATCGAAATCCGCACCATTATCGGCTATGGAAGCCCGAAAGTCGCCGGCACGAACAAAGCGCACGGCAATCCGCTCGGCGAAGAAGAAGCGAAAGCGACTAAGGAAGCTTACGGCTGGCATTACGAGAACTTCACGGTGCCGGAGGAAGTGAAGGCTCACTTTGCGAAGCTGGCGCAAGACGGCGCGGCGAAAGAACAAGCATGGAACGAAGCGTTCGAAGCTTACAAAGCGGCTTATCCTGAGCTCGCTGCGGAGCTGGAAGCGGCTATCAGCGGCAAAGTGCTGCTCGAAGCGAAGGACCTGCTGACGTTTGATTCGTCCAAGTCGATCTCGACTCGCGTCGCCAGCGGCGAAGCGATTAACCATTTTGTGAAAAAAGTACCGGGGATCTTCGGCGGAAGCGCGGATTTGTCGCACTCCACGATGACCGATATCAAGGGCGAGAAAGTATTCGCTACCGAGTCGTTCGCAGGACGCAACGTCTACTTCGGCGTGCGCGAGCATGCGATGGGCGCGGCCGGCAACGGCATGGCGCTGCACGGCGGCGTGAAGCCGTTCGTCAGCACGTTCTTCGTGTTCAACGACTACCTCCGTCCGTCGATCCGCCTTGCGGCGCTGTCGAAGCTCCCGGTTACGTACGTGTTCACGCATGACTCGATTGCGGTCGGCGAAGACGGTCCTACGCATGAGCCGGTTGAGCATCTGGCAGCTCTGCGCGCCATTCCGGGCCTGACGGTTATCCGTCCGAGCGACGCGAACGAGACGGCAAGCGCTTGGGCATACGCGCTGCAGCAGCAGGACGGTCCGGTCGCGCTCGTGCTCAGCCGCCAAAACCTGCCTGTACTGCAAGAAACGGCCGGAGGCGTGGATCAATTGCTTAAAGGCGCTTATGTGCTCGCCGATTCGGAAAGCACACCTGAAGTGATCTTGATCGGAACGGGCTCGGAAGTATCGCTGGCCCTCTCCGCCAAAGCGCAGCTGGACAAAGAAAACGTTGCGGTTCGCGTCGTTGCGATGCCGAGCTGGGAACTGTTTGCCAAACAGACGCAAGCGTATAAAGATTCCGTTCTGCCGCCGTCCGTTACGAAACGGGTTGCGATTGAAACAGGCATCTCCCAAGGCTGGGAACGTTTCACCGGGTTTGAAGGCCGCATTGTAGCCATCGATTCGTTCGGCGCATCCGGTCCCGGCAATGAAGTGCTGGCATACTTCGGATTTACGGCGGACAACGTCGTGGCCGTCGCCAAAGAACTCATTTAA
- the gnd gene encoding phosphogluconate dehydrogenase (NAD(+)-dependent, decarboxylating): MKIGLIGLGKMGFNLAQNLLDNKHEVAAFDLNADAVESIKNLGAEGFTSLNELVQSLPTPRVLWIMVPHGVVDVVLDQLKTTLSKGDIVIEAGNSHYKESIRRYEEMKEFGISYLDAGTSGGMEGARHGACYMVGGDPEAWSVVEPVFRDTAVENGYLYAGKAGSGHYLKMVHNGIEYGFMAAIGEGFEVLEKSSFDFDYEQVARVWNNGSVIRSWLMGLTERAFSKDAKLDEIKGIMHSSGEGKWTVEEALDLQTATPVIALSLLMRYRSLDQDTFNGKVVAALRNEFGGHAVEKN; the protein is encoded by the coding sequence ATGAAAATCGGTCTTATCGGTCTTGGAAAAATGGGCTTTAACCTTGCACAAAATCTGCTTGACAACAAGCATGAAGTAGCTGCATTCGACTTGAATGCCGATGCGGTTGAATCGATCAAAAATCTCGGCGCCGAAGGCTTCACCAGCCTGAACGAACTCGTTCAATCGCTGCCGACTCCGCGCGTGCTTTGGATTATGGTTCCTCATGGCGTCGTCGACGTGGTGCTTGACCAACTGAAAACGACTCTGTCCAAAGGCGACATCGTCATTGAAGCCGGCAACTCGCACTATAAAGAATCGATCCGCCGCTACGAAGAAATGAAAGAGTTCGGCATCAGCTACCTCGACGCAGGCACTTCCGGCGGCATGGAAGGCGCTCGTCACGGCGCATGCTATATGGTCGGCGGCGACCCTGAAGCATGGAGCGTCGTTGAACCGGTATTCCGCGATACTGCTGTCGAAAACGGCTACCTGTACGCAGGTAAAGCAGGCAGCGGCCACTACCTGAAAATGGTTCACAACGGCATCGAGTACGGCTTTATGGCTGCAATCGGCGAAGGCTTCGAAGTTCTTGAAAAAAGCTCCTTCGATTTCGACTACGAGCAAGTGGCACGCGTTTGGAACAACGGTTCCGTTATCCGCTCCTGGCTGATGGGTCTGACCGAGCGCGCTTTCTCCAAAGACGCGAAGCTTGACGAAATCAAAGGCATTATGCATTCCTCCGGCGAAGGCAAATGGACCGTCGAAGAAGCGCTCGACCTGCAAACCGCTACGCCGGTTATCGCACTGTCCCTGCTGATGCGCTACCGCTCGCTGGACCAAGACACATTCAACGGCAAAGTCGTCGCTGCACTGCGCAACGAGTTCGGCGGACACGCTGTCGAGAAAAACTAA
- a CDS encoding winged helix-turn-helix transcriptional regulator, which yields MPTEIKDRVNLKEINCEKELTLAVIGGKWKLIILWHLGLEGTKRFGELKRLIPHISQKMLTNQLRELEEDQLIVREVYAEVPLKVEYSLSEYGHSLMPVLRMMYDWGKNYGENVIWKDR from the coding sequence TTGCCAACGGAAATTAAGGACCGCGTTAATCTGAAGGAAATTAATTGCGAAAAAGAACTTACGCTTGCCGTCATCGGCGGCAAATGGAAGCTGATTATTTTGTGGCACCTTGGTCTTGAGGGCACGAAGCGATTTGGCGAGCTGAAAAGGTTGATCCCCCATATTTCGCAGAAAATGCTCACGAACCAGCTGCGCGAGCTGGAAGAAGACCAATTGATCGTCCGCGAGGTGTACGCCGAAGTCCCGCTGAAAGTGGAATACTCCTTAAGCGAATACGGGCACAGCTTGATGCCGGTACTGAGGATGATGTACGACTGGGGCAAAAATTACGGCGAGAACGTGATATGGAAGGACCGATAG
- the hxlB gene encoding 6-phospho-3-hexuloisomerase, which yields MATMKYAAAIVDELYRSVERIAAEEAEKLTALILQSDKVFLAGAGRSGLIGRAFAMRLMHMGIDAYVVGETVTPGIGSSDTLIIGSGSGETASLVSMARKAKSVDASVAAVTIAPESTIGSLADMTVKLPGSPKDKAAGTYTTIQPMASLFEQTLLVFYDAVILAIMDKRGLDSGLMFGRHANLE from the coding sequence ATGGCAACGATGAAATACGCGGCCGCTATCGTAGATGAGCTTTACCGTTCGGTAGAGCGGATTGCGGCGGAAGAAGCGGAGAAGCTTACGGCTTTGATTCTGCAGTCGGACAAGGTGTTTCTGGCCGGCGCGGGCAGATCCGGTCTGATCGGGCGCGCGTTTGCGATGCGTCTGATGCACATGGGGATTGACGCCTATGTGGTCGGGGAAACGGTCACTCCCGGCATCGGCAGCAGCGACACGCTCATTATCGGCTCGGGTTCCGGGGAGACGGCAAGTCTCGTTTCGATGGCTCGGAAAGCGAAAAGCGTAGACGCATCGGTAGCTGCCGTCACCATCGCCCCCGAGTCGACGATCGGCAGCTTGGCCGATATGACGGTGAAATTGCCGGGGTCGCCGAAAGACAAAGCTGCCGGCACCTATACGACGATTCAGCCGATGGCCTCTTTATTCGAACAGACTTTGCTGGTATTTTACGATGCCGTTATTCTTGCGATTATGGATAAACGGGGATTGGACTCGGGCCTGATGTTCGGCAGACACGCCAATCTGGAATAG
- the hxlA gene encoding 3-hexulose-6-phosphate synthase, translating to MELQLALDLVDIPGAKQVVAEVAEYIDIVEIGTPVVINEGLRAVKEIKEAFPSLRVLADLKIMDAGGYEVMKASEAGADIITVLGVSDDSTIKGAVEEARKQNKKIMVDMINVKDIEGRAKEIDALGVDYICVHSGYDHQAEGKNSFEELMAIKRVVQRAKTAIAGGIKLSTLPEVIKANPDLVIVGGGITGHQDKKAAASEMMKMVKQAAAV from the coding sequence ATGGAACTTCAATTGGCTTTGGATCTGGTGGATATTCCGGGAGCTAAGCAAGTCGTAGCGGAAGTGGCGGAGTATATCGATATCGTCGAAATCGGAACGCCGGTTGTCATTAACGAAGGGCTGAGAGCGGTCAAAGAGATTAAAGAGGCGTTTCCGTCTCTGCGCGTATTGGCGGATCTGAAAATTATGGACGCAGGCGGATACGAAGTGATGAAAGCATCCGAAGCCGGAGCGGATATTATTACCGTGCTTGGCGTATCCGACGATTCGACGATCAAGGGCGCCGTAGAGGAAGCCCGCAAACAAAACAAAAAAATTATGGTCGATATGATCAATGTAAAGGATATCGAAGGAAGAGCCAAAGAAATCGACGCTTTGGGCGTGGATTACATCTGTGTCCATTCCGGATACGACCATCAGGCGGAAGGCAAAAACTCGTTTGAAGAGCTGATGGCGATCAAACGCGTCGTGCAGCGGGCAAAAACCGCCATTGCCGGCGGCATCAAGCTGAGCACACTGCCGGAAGTGATCAAGGCCAATCCGGACCTCGTTATCGTTGGCGGCGGCATCACCGGGCATCAGGACAAGAAAGCGGCCGCTTCCGAAATGATGAAAATGGTCAAGCAGGCTGCCGCCGTCTAA
- a CDS encoding carbon-nitrogen hydrolase family protein, with translation MKLRVSAVQYHLHTIRSFDEFARQSEHYLKTAAEYGSEFVLFPEFFTTQLMSIGDKHGNALTINDLPDFTEPYLELFSTLAKKMNVHIIGGTHVIRKQNRLYNAAHLFYPDGTVEEQAKLHITPTEVKEWKLTPGEGLRVFETSKGTIAMLTCYDIEFPEIVRMAKAKGADVIFCPSCTDDRHGFHRVRYTSHARAIENQVYVVLTGTVGSLPTVDFMRANFGQAAVITPNDIPFPPRGILAEGETNQDMIVTADLDLELLYEVRQSGSVTTWRDRRTDLYPDWERELSWS, from the coding sequence ATGAAACTTAGAGTGTCTGCAGTGCAATATCACCTTCATACGATCCGTTCGTTCGACGAATTCGCCAGGCAGTCGGAGCATTATTTGAAGACAGCAGCGGAATACGGCTCGGAATTCGTATTGTTCCCCGAGTTTTTCACCACCCAATTGATGTCGATCGGCGACAAACACGGCAATGCATTGACGATCAATGACCTGCCCGATTTCACGGAGCCGTATTTAGAGCTGTTTTCTACCTTGGCCAAAAAGATGAACGTGCATATCATCGGCGGCACGCACGTCATCCGTAAACAAAACCGGCTGTACAACGCCGCCCATTTGTTTTATCCGGACGGAACCGTCGAAGAGCAAGCCAAGCTTCACATTACGCCGACGGAAGTGAAGGAATGGAAGCTGACTCCCGGCGAAGGGCTGCGGGTGTTCGAGACGAGCAAGGGAACGATCGCAATGCTCACCTGCTACGACATCGAATTTCCGGAAATCGTGCGCATGGCGAAAGCGAAAGGCGCCGACGTCATCTTCTGCCCTTCCTGCACCGATGACCGTCACGGTTTCCATCGCGTCCGTTATACGAGCCATGCCAGAGCGATCGAAAACCAGGTTTATGTCGTGCTCACAGGTACGGTCGGTTCGCTGCCGACGGTCGATTTCATGCGCGCGAATTTCGGGCAGGCGGCCGTCATCACTCCGAATGACATCCCTTTTCCTCCCCGCGGCATCCTGGCCGAGGGCGAAACGAATCAGGATATGATTGTCACCGCCGATCTCGATTTGGAGCTGCTGTATGAGGTTCGGCAAAGCGGATCGGTTACGACCTGGCGCGACCGGCGGACCGATCTTTACCCGGATTGGGAGCGGGAATTGAGCTGGAGCTGA
- a CDS encoding GNAT family N-acetyltransferase: MYRKELYVFDRDRPVPAVIRSYEERDFPGLIRIQQESFPPPFPSELWWNREQLSNHVAMFPEGALCIEVDGEIAGSMTGLRVDFDPDHPDHTWEEVTDHGYIRNHNPSGNTLYVVDIGVRPAYRKLGLGKWLMSSMYEVVVHSGLERLLGGGRMPGYHKQAAEMTAEQYLNAVVKGELKDPVITFLLRCGRTPLKVVENYLDDEESCHYGTLMEWKNPFFNPRSGQGE; encoded by the coding sequence ATGTACCGCAAGGAGCTTTACGTCTTTGACCGGGACCGGCCGGTGCCGGCCGTGATCCGCAGCTATGAGGAGCGGGACTTTCCCGGCTTGATCCGCATTCAGCAGGAGAGCTTTCCTCCGCCTTTTCCGTCCGAGCTGTGGTGGAACCGGGAGCAATTAAGCAACCATGTGGCGATGTTCCCGGAAGGGGCGCTCTGCATTGAAGTCGATGGTGAAATCGCCGGATCGATGACCGGCTTGCGCGTTGACTTCGATCCGGATCATCCGGACCATACATGGGAAGAGGTTACCGATCACGGATATATCCGCAATCATAACCCCAGCGGCAACACCCTTTACGTCGTCGATATCGGCGTACGCCCTGCTTATCGTAAGTTAGGGCTCGGAAAATGGCTGATGTCGTCGATGTATGAGGTCGTGGTCCACAGCGGTTTAGAGCGGCTGCTGGGCGGCGGAAGAATGCCCGGCTACCACAAGCAAGCGGCGGAAATGACCGCGGAGCAGTACCTGAATGCGGTTGTGAAAGGGGAGCTGAAAGACCCCGTTATCACCTTCCTGCTGCGCTGCGGCCGCACCCCTCTTAAAGTGGTGGAGAACTACTTGGATGATGAAGAATCGTGTCATTACGGGACCTTGATGGAATGGAAAAATCCCTTTTTCAATCCCAGATCCGGACAAGGAGAATGA
- a CDS encoding ROK family protein, translated as MRIGAIEAGGTKFVCGIGNEEGTIEHRVSFPTERPETTMKNVIAYFKDNQVEAIGIGTFGPINIDPASPQYGYVTTTPKPGWAMYPFLGTLKEAFDVPFGWDTDVNAAAFGEATWGAAKGLDSCVYYTIGTGIGVGVYAEGSLVHGLVHPEGGHILTRRHPQDTFQGNCPYHGDCLEGMAAGPALEKRWNVKGSELSPDHPAWEIEAFYIGQSVTASILMLSPKKIILGGGVMHQEQLFPLIRAEVQNNLKGYVSADEVLKDIDSYIVPPGLGDNAGLCGSLALGLNALRE; from the coding sequence ATGCGTATCGGAGCCATCGAGGCAGGCGGCACAAAGTTCGTCTGCGGGATCGGAAATGAAGAAGGAACGATTGAGCACCGGGTCAGCTTTCCGACCGAGAGGCCGGAGACTACGATGAAGAATGTGATCGCCTATTTCAAGGACAATCAGGTGGAGGCGATCGGAATCGGCACGTTCGGACCGATTAACATCGATCCGGCCAGCCCCCAATACGGATATGTGACGACAACTCCGAAGCCGGGCTGGGCGATGTATCCTTTCCTCGGGACGCTTAAAGAGGCGTTCGATGTTCCGTTCGGCTGGGATACGGATGTGAACGCCGCAGCCTTTGGCGAAGCGACATGGGGAGCCGCCAAAGGTTTGGACAGCTGCGTCTATTATACGATCGGCACCGGAATCGGCGTAGGCGTCTATGCGGAAGGATCGCTCGTTCACGGACTTGTGCATCCGGAAGGCGGACATATATTGACGAGGCGGCACCCGCAGGACACATTCCAAGGGAACTGTCCGTATCACGGCGATTGTCTCGAAGGAATGGCTGCAGGGCCCGCGCTCGAAAAAAGATGGAACGTGAAGGGCAGCGAGCTATCACCGGATCATCCGGCGTGGGAAATCGAAGCCTTCTATATCGGCCAGTCCGTAACGGCGTCGATTCTGATGCTGTCGCCGAAAAAAATTATTTTGGGCGGCGGCGTCATGCATCAAGAGCAGCTGTTTCCGCTGATCCGGGCCGAAGTGCAGAACAATTTGAAAGGGTATGTCAGTGCGGACGAAGTGCTGAAGGATATCGACAGCTATATCGTGCCGCCGGGCTTAGGGGACAACGCCGGATTGTGCGGATCGCTTGCTCTCGGCTTAAACGCCTTGAGGGAGTAA